One Arvicanthis niloticus isolate mArvNil1 chromosome 13, mArvNil1.pat.X, whole genome shotgun sequence genomic window carries:
- the LOC117719191 gene encoding olfactory receptor 10AD1-like, with amino-acid sequence MRPQTANPRNGSAVTEFILVGFEQSSPSTRALLFTLFLALYSLAMAMNGLIIFITWTDPRLNSPMYFFLGHLSFLDICFITTTIPQMLVHLVTKSHTVSFVSCLTQMYLVFGVGVAECILLAFMAYDRYVAICHPLNYAQIMSQKVCVRLVCSSWIFGMVNGIFLEYVSFRNPFCKDNHIENFFCEAPIVIALSCGDPEFSMKVIFVDAIVVLLSPMVLIVTSYARILASILRRASSSGRGKTFSTCASHLTVVVFFYTSAMFSYMNPRSTHGPDKDKPFSLLYTIITPMCNPVIYSFRNKEMKGAMGRALGRGSLAQAESV; translated from the exons ATGAG GCCCCAGACAGCAAACCCAAGGAACGGCAGCGCAGTGACTGAGTTCATCCTCGTGGGCTTTGAGCAGAGCTCCCCTTCCACCCGGGCATTGCTCTTCACCCTCTTCCTGGCTCTCTACAGCCTCGCCATGGCCATGAACGGCCTCATCATCTTCATCACATGGACTGACCCCAGGCTCAACagccccatgtacttcttccttggGCACCTGTCTTTCCTGGACATCTGCTTCATCACGACCACCATCCCACAGATGTTGGTCCATCTGGTGACCAAGAGCCACACTGTCTCCTTTGTCTCCTGTTTGACTCAGATGTATCTGGTTTTTGGTGTGGGTGTGGCCGAGTGCATCCTCTTGGCTTTcatggcctatgatcgctatgtTGCCATCTGCCACCCACTGAACTATGCCCAGATCATGAGCCAGAAGGTGTGTGTCAGGCTGGTGTGTTCTTCCTGGATCTTTGGGATGGTCAATGGCATCTTTCTTGAGTATGTGTCATTCAGGAATCCCTTCTGCAAAGACAACCACATAGAAAACTTCTTCTGTGAGGCTCCCATAGTGATTGCCCTCTCCTGCGGGGATCCCGAGTTCAGCATGAAGGTGATCTTTGTGGATGCCATTGTGGTGTTGCTCAGCCCCATGGTGCTCATTGTCACCTCCTATGCCCGCATCCTGGCCTCCATCCTCCGCAGGGCCTCCTCCTCAGGTAGGGGGAAGACATTCTCCACTTGTGCCTCCCACCTGACCGTGGTCGTCTTTTTCTACACCTCAGCCATGTTCTCTTACATGAATCCCCGAAGTACACATGGGCCTGACAAAGACaagcctttctccctcctctacACCATCATCACCCCCATGTGCAACCCGGTCATCTACAGCTTCCGCAACAAGGAGATGAAGGGGGCCATGGGGAGGGCTCTTGGGAGAGGCAGCCTGGCTCAGGCAGAGTCTGTCTAG
- the LOC117719304 gene encoding olfactory receptor 10AD1-like isoform X2, which translates to MRPQKGDSRNGSTVTEFILVGFEQSSPSTRALLFTLFLALYSLAMAMNGLIIFITWTDPRLNSPMYFFLGHLSFLDICFITTTIPQMLVHLVTKSHTVSFVSCLTQMYLVFGVGVAECILLAFMAYDRYVAICHPLNYAQIMSQKVCVRLVCSSWIFGMVNGILLDYMTFRGPFCRENHIENFFCEAPIVIALSCGDPEFSLKVIFVDAIVVLLSPMVLIVTSYARILASILRRASSSGRGKTFSTCASHLTVVVFFYTSAMFSYMNPRSTHGPDKDKPFSLLYTIITPMCNPVIYSFRNKEMKGAMGRALGRGSLAQAECF; encoded by the exons ATGAG ACCCCAAAAGGGAGACTCGAGGAACGGCAGCACAGTGACTGAGTTCATCCTCGTGGGCTTTGAGCAGAGCTCCCCTTCCACCCGGGCATTGCTCTTCACCCTCTTCCTGGCTCTCTACAGCCTCGCCATGGCCATGAACGGCCTCATCATCTTCATCACATGGACTGACCCCAGGCTCAACagccccatgtacttcttccttggACACCTGTCTTTCCTGGACATCTGCTTCATCACGACCACCATTCCACAGATGTTGGTCCATCTGGTGACCAAGAGCCACACTGTCTCCTTTGTCTCCTGTTTGACTCAGATGTATCTGGTTTTTGGTGTGGGTGTGGCTGAGTGCATTCTCTTGGCTTTcatggcctatgatcgctatgtTGCCATCTGCCACCCACTAAACTATGCCCAGATCATGAGCCAGAAGGTGTGTGTCAGGCTGGTGTGTTCTTCCTGGATCTTTGGAATGGTCAATGGCATCCTTCTTGATTACATGACATTCCGAGGTCCATTCTGCAGAGAAAATCACATAGAAAACTTCTTCTGTGAGGCTCCCATAGTGATTGCCCTCTCCTGCGGGGATCCTGAGTTCAGCCTGAAGGTGATCTTTGTGGATGCCATTGTGGTGTTGCTCAGCCCCATGGTGCTCATTGTCACCTCCTATGCCCGCATCCTGGCCTCCATCCTCCGCAGGGCCTCCTCCTCAGGTAGGGGGAAGACATTCTCCACTTGTGCCTCCCACCTGACCGTGGTCGTCTTTTTCTACACCTCAGCCATGTTCTCTTACATGAATCCCCGCAGTACACATGGGCCTGACAAAGACaagcctttctccctcctctacACCATCATCACCCCCATGTGCAACCCCGTCATCTACAGCTTCCGCAACAAGGAGATGAAGGGGGCCATGGGGAGGGCTCTTGGGAGAGGCAGCCTGGCTCAGGCAGAGTGTTTTTAG
- the LOC117719304 gene encoding olfactory receptor 10AD1-like isoform X1, with protein MSRPQKGDSRNGSTVTEFILVGFEQSSPSTRALLFTLFLALYSLAMAMNGLIIFITWTDPRLNSPMYFFLGHLSFLDICFITTTIPQMLVHLVTKSHTVSFVSCLTQMYLVFGVGVAECILLAFMAYDRYVAICHPLNYAQIMSQKVCVRLVCSSWIFGMVNGILLDYMTFRGPFCRENHIENFFCEAPIVIALSCGDPEFSLKVIFVDAIVVLLSPMVLIVTSYARILASILRRASSSGRGKTFSTCASHLTVVVFFYTSAMFSYMNPRSTHGPDKDKPFSLLYTIITPMCNPVIYSFRNKEMKGAMGRALGRGSLAQAECF; from the exons ATGAG CAGACCCCAAAAGGGAGACTCGAGGAACGGCAGCACAGTGACTGAGTTCATCCTCGTGGGCTTTGAGCAGAGCTCCCCTTCCACCCGGGCATTGCTCTTCACCCTCTTCCTGGCTCTCTACAGCCTCGCCATGGCCATGAACGGCCTCATCATCTTCATCACATGGACTGACCCCAGGCTCAACagccccatgtacttcttccttggACACCTGTCTTTCCTGGACATCTGCTTCATCACGACCACCATTCCACAGATGTTGGTCCATCTGGTGACCAAGAGCCACACTGTCTCCTTTGTCTCCTGTTTGACTCAGATGTATCTGGTTTTTGGTGTGGGTGTGGCTGAGTGCATTCTCTTGGCTTTcatggcctatgatcgctatgtTGCCATCTGCCACCCACTAAACTATGCCCAGATCATGAGCCAGAAGGTGTGTGTCAGGCTGGTGTGTTCTTCCTGGATCTTTGGAATGGTCAATGGCATCCTTCTTGATTACATGACATTCCGAGGTCCATTCTGCAGAGAAAATCACATAGAAAACTTCTTCTGTGAGGCTCCCATAGTGATTGCCCTCTCCTGCGGGGATCCTGAGTTCAGCCTGAAGGTGATCTTTGTGGATGCCATTGTGGTGTTGCTCAGCCCCATGGTGCTCATTGTCACCTCCTATGCCCGCATCCTGGCCTCCATCCTCCGCAGGGCCTCCTCCTCAGGTAGGGGGAAGACATTCTCCACTTGTGCCTCCCACCTGACCGTGGTCGTCTTTTTCTACACCTCAGCCATGTTCTCTTACATGAATCCCCGCAGTACACATGGGCCTGACAAAGACaagcctttctccctcctctacACCATCATCACCCCCATGTGCAACCCCGTCATCTACAGCTTCCGCAACAAGGAGATGAAGGGGGCCATGGGGAGGGCTCTTGGGAGAGGCAGCCTGGCTCAGGCAGAGTGTTTTTAG